ATCGGAGGCCAGGGCGGGGGTGCGCTGGCGCAGGGCGTGCAGGGTTTTGTAGAAAGTGGCCCGCTGGAGCTTCTGGAAGCTCATCGGGTCCCGGTCGAAGAACTTGAGGGCCCGCAGCACCGGCTCTTCCTGCCCGCTGTACACCAGCGGCAGGGCATCGGCCATGGTTTGGCTGAACACGGCAAACGGGGCGTGCACCGGGCCGGGGAAGGTGCCGAAGTCGGACTGGTTCCAGCTGTTTTCGTCGTGGTTGCTCGTGAAGTAAAGCTGCTGGGTGCCTTTGGGGTAGAGGCGCAGCTGCTCCTGGTACACGCTGTCGAGGGAGGTGGCGGGGCGCTGGCCCTTGGCTACCTGCACCATCTTCTTGAACATGTGCCAGGGATATACCGAGTCGAAGCCGCTGCGGGGCAGGTAGGCGCTGTCGCCCTCGGCCAGCATGTACACGTTTTTCACCTGCTTGAGCTGCGGGATGCACTTCTGCCAGAACGTGGCCGGCACGTTCCAGGCCACGTCGCAGCGGAAGCCGTCGATGTCGGTTTTCGTAACCCAGTAGCGCATGGCCGCAATCATGCTGTCCTGCATGGCTTGGTTGCGGAAGTCGAGCTGGCGCACGTCGGCCCAGTCGAAGGCCACGGCCGGCTTGCCCTCCTTGTCTTTTACGAAGAACTCGGGGTGCTGGGTAAGCCAGCGGTGGTCGGCGCCGGTGTGGTTGGGCACCCAGTCGATGAGCACCTTCATGCCGCGCTTATGAATTTCCTTTACCAGCCGCTGCCAGTCGGCCAGGGTGCCAAACTCCGGGTTCACGGCCGTGTAGTCGGCCACGGCGTAGTAGCTGCCCAGGCTGCCTTTGCGGTCCGTCTTGCTAATGGGGTTGAGGGGCATAAACCACAGGGTTTGCACGCCCATGGCCTTGAGGCGGTCCAGGTGCTTGGCAAAGGCGTTGAGCGTGCCTTCGGGCGTGTACTGGCGCACGTTCACCTCGTAAATGTTGCCCTGCAAGCTCCAGGCGGGATGTTGAGGCGGAGTAGTAGGGGCAGACGACTTCTGCCCATGCGTAGCGGCACCGCTCAGGGCCAGCAACAAACCAAGGAAAATCTTTTTCATACCATCCAATAATTGGGTGAGACAAGATACGGCCAGAAATTCAGCACTAGGCTGTCAGGAAATAGGCTGTGGATACTTTTCGTTCAGCGGCCCCCAAACGAACAGCGCCACCGGTTACGGGTGGCGCTGCTGTACTGTTCTTGGGCGCGGCTATTTTGCCTTGCCAGGTTCCGGAACGAGCTGGAAATACGTGGCCCTAAACCGGTTGTCCACAACGTCGCCTTGCACCCTGGCCTGGCGCACGGCATTGCAGAAGCCGTCCTGAGCGTGGGCGTCGCCGTGGGAGTCGATGCCGGTGCCGTCCACGAAATAGGCTTGGCCGTTGACGCGGACGGCCAGGTCACAGCCCTTGCCCGGCAGCCCAAACTTGCACTGCCCGCAGGAAGCCTCCACGAGCTGCGCGGGTTTGCTGGCATCGGGGGCGGCTACGGGAGCGGCGGTTTGGGCCTGGGCCGTTGAGAGGGCCAGGCTGGTCAGGAAGGCGAGGAGCAGGAGACGTTTCATGAAGCGAGCGAATGAGATTGAAAGTGTAGTAGATGACCAAAGAGCCCTACGTATCAGGTACTTCAATAGGAAACAATCAGACTTAGGATGCTACGCAATGTTTATTCACCAGCTGCTTGACAAATGTTTTCCGCCACTGCATCAGACACCCACATGCCAGCGGCGCGCAACTCAGCCAGCACCGGACGAACATGCGCCAACAAGCCGCGTGATTTAGCTAAGATCAACAAGCCCAGCGTGCCGGTATGAGAAAGCTGAAGCTGTTGAGCCACTTGCCGAGCTGGGGCATCGTCCAAGAGAAGTAGACTGTCAGGCGTCTCTAGCGCCAGCACCAACGCACTGTATTCCCCAGGGTGAATAGACCGAAGTATGATTCCCTCCGGCAAGCTGCCCGCCGGGCTGTGTACTTCCAGCCATTCAGGAAGCGGCCGCCCATACTCGGCCGCGACAATCGGCGTAATAAAACAGCGGCTAAATAGATTCCGCAGTAGCTCCAGCCAACCAATTTTAGTGAGTAGAATCAGACCGTTCGTGTCCGAAATAATGACGGAGGGTAGCGAGGTCGTGGTCAAGGTCGGCAGGAGTATAAGTGTCAAAAAGCGAGAAGCCGTACCGTCCCATCGTCTCAATAAACTCCCGCCGGCTGATGCCCACCAGTTGCGCGGCCTGGCCCGTGGAGAGCAGGCCTTTCGTGTACAAAGCCCCGGCCAGCTCCATTTTCAGGTCGTGCTCGGCCTCAGGGCTCAGGGAGTCAGGCAGTTCGATGGTGAGCGTTTTCATACCTTGAAAATAGCGAAAGGCCGGGGCTTTGTTCCGGGCGTGTGGCAGGCTTACGGAAACTTCGGGTACTTCGAGAAGTCCGGTTTCCGCTTTTCGAGGAAGGCGTTTTTGCCTTC
This region of Hymenobacter sp. YIM 151500-1 genomic DNA includes:
- a CDS encoding DUF3368 domain-containing protein, yielding MTTTSLPSVIISDTNGLILLTKIGWLELLRNLFSRCFITPIVAAEYGRPLPEWLEVHSPAGSLPEGIILRSIHPGEYSALVLALETPDSLLLLDDAPARQVAQQLQLSHTGTLGLLILAKSRGLLAHVRPVLAELRAAGMWVSDAVAENICQAAGE
- a CDS encoding DUF6370 family protein, yielding MKRLLLLAFLTSLALSTAQAQTAAPVAAPDASKPAQLVEASCGQCKFGLPGKGCDLAVRVNGQAYFVDGTGIDSHGDAHAQDGFCNAVRQARVQGDVVDNRFRATYFQLVPEPGKAK
- a CDS encoding alpha-amylase family glycosyl hydrolase, translating into MKKIFLGLLLALSGAATHGQKSSAPTTPPQHPAWSLQGNIYEVNVRQYTPEGTLNAFAKHLDRLKAMGVQTLWFMPLNPISKTDRKGSLGSYYAVADYTAVNPEFGTLADWQRLVKEIHKRGMKVLIDWVPNHTGADHRWLTQHPEFFVKDKEGKPAVAFDWADVRQLDFRNQAMQDSMIAAMRYWVTKTDIDGFRCDVAWNVPATFWQKCIPQLKQVKNVYMLAEGDSAYLPRSGFDSVYPWHMFKKMVQVAKGQRPATSLDSVYQEQLRLYPKGTQQLYFTSNHDENSWNQSDFGTFPGPVHAPFAVFSQTMADALPLVYSGQEEPVLRALKFFDRDPMSFQKLQRATFYKTLHALRQRTPALASDAAFRKLSVGDDRAVYAYVREKAGRRVLVILNLSAQPQTITVKDKTLLGKPYNVFMGTAEPLTSKPWQVEPWGYVVYEYGK
- a CDS encoding UPF0175 family protein; the protein is MKTLTIELPDSLSPEAEHDLKMELAGALYTKGLLSTGQAAQLVGISRREFIETMGRYGFSLFDTYTPADLDHDLATLRHYFGHERSDSTH